A stretch of DNA from Methylobacterium sp. CB376:
TCAGGCATGACGAGACGATCCGCGGGAGGACGACGCATGCGTGCCGCCACTGACCTCCGGTCCGCCCTGCCGCGGCTCGCGCTCCTCGCGCTCCTCGCCGGTGCCGCGCCGGCCCGCGCGGCGCCGGAGGTCGCGATCGGGCCCGGCGATCTCGGCGGCGAGGTGACCGGGCCCGAGGGACCGGAGGCCGGCGTCTGGGTGATCGCCGAGACCGCCGACCTGCCGACGCGCTTCGCCAAGGTCGTGGTCACCGACGAGGCCGGCCGCTTCGTCATCCCCGACCTGCCCGCCGCCGGCTACCGGGTCTGGGTGCGCGGCTACGGCCTCGTCGATTCCGACAGGGCCGAGGCCCGCCCCGGCCAGGTCCTGCACCTCGCCGCCAGGCCGGCCCCGAGCGCCGCCGCGGCGGCCGAGTATTACCCGGGCGTCTACTGGTACTCCATGCTGCGCCTGCCGCCGGCCGACGCCTTCCCGGGATCGGACGACAATCCGGCCCATATCCCGGCCGGGATCCGCTCGCAGGCGGACTGGATCGACACGATCAAGAATTCCTGCCAGTCCTGCCACGCGCTGGGGTCTAAGACCGTGCGGTCGCCGAGCCCGGCGCTCGGCAGCTTCCGCACCTCGACGGAGCTGTGGGCGCGGCGCCTGCAATCGGGCCAAGCCATGGCCAACATGGCGCTGACCCTGACCCGGCTCGGGCCGGACGCGGCCCTGCCGCTGTTCGCGGACTGGACCGACCGCATCGCCGCGGGCGAACTGCCCTTCGACGCGCCGCGGCGGCCGAGCGGGATCGAGCGCAACCTCGTCATCAGCCTCTGGGACTGGGGCCTGCCGCCGATGTACCTCCACGACGCGGTCTCGACCGACAAGCGCGACCCGCGCGTCAACGCGAACGGCCCCATCTACGGCTCGCCCGAGGAGAGTTCGGACCTCGTGCCGGTGCTTGATCCCGTGCGCCACGTGGCGCGCCTGATCCGCCACCCCGTCCGCGACCCGGCGACGCCGAGCAGCCGCGACCTTCCGGCCGGCCCCTCGGTGTTCTGGGGCGACGCGCCGATCTGGGACGGGCATGCCAGCATCCACAACCCGATGATGGATGGGCGCGGACGGGTGTGGTTCACCGCCCGAATCCGCCCCGCCGCCAACCCCGCCCCGTGCCGGACCTCCCACCCCTCCGCCTCCGTCGCGCCCCTGTCGGAATCGGCGCGCCAGCTCTCGGTTTACGACCCGAAGGCGGAGAGCTGGACGCTGATCGACACCTGCTTCACCACCCACCACCTCGTCTTCGGCTACGACCACGACGAGACCCTCTGGCTCAGCGCCGGGCAGCCGGCGAGCGGGGTCGTCGGCTGGCTCAACACCCGGGCCTTCGCGGCGAGCGGCGACGAGGCGGGCTCGCAGGGCTGGACGCCGATCGTCGCCAACCTGACCGGGAGCGGGCAGCGCGCGCCCTCCGTCGGGCCCGACCAGCCGGCCGAGCCCGGCAAGGACAAGTGGGTGCGGGCGGCCTTCTACGGCGTGGCGCCGAGCCCGCAGGGGGACGTGATCTGGGGCCAGGCGATGGGGCCGGGCTTCTCGCGCATGGATCAGCCGAGCCTGCTCATCCGCCTCGTGCCCGGGGCGGATCCGAGCCGCACCGCGACGGCCGAGCTGTTCCAGCCGCCGGAGGGCAGCTTCGGGGCGCGCGGCGTGGACGTGGATTCGCAGGGCGTCGCTTG
This window harbors:
- a CDS encoding carboxypeptidase-like regulatory domain-containing protein gives rise to the protein MRAATDLRSALPRLALLALLAGAAPARAAPEVAIGPGDLGGEVTGPEGPEAGVWVIAETADLPTRFAKVVVTDEAGRFVIPDLPAAGYRVWVRGYGLVDSDRAEARPGQVLHLAARPAPSAAAAAEYYPGVYWYSMLRLPPADAFPGSDDNPAHIPAGIRSQADWIDTIKNSCQSCHALGSKTVRSPSPALGSFRTSTELWARRLQSGQAMANMALTLTRLGPDAALPLFADWTDRIAAGELPFDAPRRPSGIERNLVISLWDWGLPPMYLHDAVSTDKRDPRVNANGPIYGSPEESSDLVPVLDPVRHVARLIRHPVRDPATPSSRDLPAGPSVFWGDAPIWDGHASIHNPMMDGRGRVWFTARIRPAANPAPCRTSHPSASVAPLSESARQLSVYDPKAESWTLIDTCFTTHHLVFGYDHDETLWLSAGQPASGVVGWLNTRAFAASGDEAGSQGWTPIVANLTGSGQRAPSVGPDQPAEPGKDKWVRAAFYGVAPSPQGDVIWGQAMGPGFSRMDQPSLLIRLVPGADPSRTATAELFQPPEGSFGARGVDVDSQGVAWTVLASGHLARFDRRRCTGRLDGPEAATGRHCPEGWTLYRFPGPQFRGADPAGSAEHAYYVWVDVHDTLGLGRDVPVAMANGGEALLALVGERFVTLRVPYPMGFFSKNVDGRIDDPAAGWKGRGLWTTSGTRANFHGEGGKGALAKVVKLQMRPDPLAR